Proteins encoded together in one [Chlorobium] sp. 445 window:
- the maf gene encoding septum formation protein Maf: MLTCLVKLLLASKSPRRQSLLRLTTLPFSILPIEADESFDARLSPADIVMRLSEHKAKHAAAQYPEHAAQGVILSADTIVVIDRTVLNKPANFDEAVSMLTRLQGRTHYVFTGFALLSPERLHCDYERTAVTFAPMTREEIEFYIHTAQPFDKAGSYGIQDDLGACFIERIEGCYYNVVGLPLAKLYQALKFFPDLFIHSKTTLPS; the protein is encoded by the coding sequence ATACTTACTTGCCTTGTGAAACTCTTGCTTGCCTCTAAATCGCCAAGACGTCAAAGCCTTTTGCGTTTAACGACACTACCCTTTTCTATTCTCCCTATCGAGGCTGATGAATCTTTCGATGCTCGTCTTTCTCCTGCAGACATTGTGATGCGCCTCTCTGAACACAAAGCCAAACACGCTGCCGCACAATATCCTGAACATGCCGCTCAGGGTGTTATTCTGAGTGCAGACACGATTGTCGTCATTGACCGCACCGTACTCAACAAACCTGCTAACTTTGATGAAGCCGTCTCAATGCTCACACGCTTGCAAGGGAGAACTCATTACGTCTTTACAGGCTTTGCACTGCTCTCACCTGAGCGTCTGCACTGCGACTACGAGCGCACCGCCGTTACTTTTGCACCAATGACACGTGAGGAAATTGAGTTTTATATTCACACTGCACAGCCGTTCGATAAAGCTGGCAGTTATGGCATTCAAGATGACTTAGGCGCATGTTTTATTGAGCGCATTGAAGGCTGTTATTACAACGTTGTTGGCTTGCCACTTGCTAAACTTTATCAAGCCTTAAAATTCTTTCCAGACTTGTTCATTCACTCAAAAACCACTCTACCTTCATGA
- the sixA gene encoding phosphohistidine phosphatase SixA, translating to MKLYVIRHATAHDVGEKGILTDEARTLSPVGEKEANQLGAYLKAKSVRLDVLAHSPLTRAAQTADILAKYLHCETRLVEKLSTEHDLDDHLDALDAFKFMNSVGIVGHQPTLSRLILTLMGANPRAGLKFTKCALAVLNLERLGSTWTGQLVSLLSPSDL from the coding sequence ATGAAGTTGTATGTTATTCGACACGCTACAGCGCACGATGTCGGCGAAAAGGGTATCCTAACCGATGAGGCGCGCACACTCAGTCCAGTCGGCGAAAAAGAAGCCAACCAACTTGGCGCATATCTTAAAGCTAAATCTGTGCGTCTTGATGTGCTTGCGCATAGCCCGCTCACACGCGCTGCACAAACTGCCGACATTCTCGCAAAATATCTTCACTGCGAGACACGCCTGGTCGAAAAGCTCTCTACTGAGCACGACCTTGACGATCATCTTGACGCCTTAGATGCCTTTAAGTTCATGAACAGTGTAGGTATCGTCGGACATCAACCGACACTCTCACGTCTTATCCTTACTCTGATGGGTGCAAACCCTCGTGCTGGTTTGAAGTTCACAAAATGCGCCCTTGCTGTGCTCAACCTTGAACGCTTAGGCAGCACATGGACAGGACAGCTCGTTTCACTGCTTTCACCCAGCGATTTATAG
- a CDS encoding arylesterase: MSWRRCVGVLCATFLLFCNALTADEPKVILFLGNSLSAGFGVDPSQAFPALIQKKIDEQKLAYKVINAGLSGETSAGGLRRIDWLLKQKVDILVLELGGNDGLRGISVETMRSNLQGIIDRARAKYPDIKIVIAGMQAPPNLGAEYTSAFKSVFPELAKKNRALLVPFLLEGVGGNPKLNLPDGIHPTPEGHRIIAETVWKVLEPILTAQK, translated from the coding sequence TGCCGATGAACCCAAAGTTATTCTCTTTTTAGGCAATAGCCTTTCGGCTGGATTTGGTGTCGATCCCTCGCAGGCTTTCCCTGCACTGATTCAGAAGAAAATTGATGAGCAAAAACTGGCTTACAAAGTCATCAATGCTGGGCTTTCTGGCGAAACCTCGGCTGGTGGCTTACGGCGTATAGATTGGCTGCTAAAGCAAAAGGTGGATATTCTCGTCTTAGAACTGGGCGGCAATGATGGACTGCGTGGCATCAGCGTGGAGACCATGCGCAGCAACCTGCAAGGCATTATTGATCGCGCTAGGGCGAAATACCCCGACATTAAAATTGTCATTGCAGGCATGCAAGCCCCACCGAATCTCGGAGCGGAGTATACCAGCGCCTTCAAAAGTGTGTTTCCAGAGCTTGCCAAAAAAAATCGTGCGCTGCTTGTGCCCTTCCTTTTGGAAGGCGTCGGCGGCAACCCCAAACTCAATTTGCCCGATGGCATTCATCCTACGCCAGAAGGACACCGCATCATTGCAGAGACCGTCTGGAAAGTCTTAGAGCCGATACTCACCGCGCAGAAGTAA